One segment of Patescibacteria group bacterium DNA contains the following:
- a CDS encoding phosphoribosyltransferase family protein, with protein MNYYTLKICGLTRKLPIVSLGPKLKIASFNLLGDGELVEAVAKDLSKEVKKFDFDYLVGPEVKVVPLLQVLSQKLKKPRYIILRKNIMGYMTKPITNKFKPNLVLNGPDAELLKGKKVIIVDDVVSTGRTIRVVRDLMRMAEAEVVAAVAVLKQGEKEEEIEIPFFHLGSLPLFGT; from the coding sequence ATGAACTACTATACCCTTAAGATTTGTGGTTTGACCAGAAAACTACCAATTGTTTCCCTCGGACCAAAATTAAAGATTGCTTCCTTTAATCTTTTAGGTGATGGTGAATTGGTTGAGGCGGTGGCAAAGGATTTGTCTAAAGAAGTTAAAAAATTTGATTTTGATTATTTAGTCGGACCTGAGGTTAAAGTTGTTCCTTTACTCCAAGTTCTTTCTCAAAAACTTAAAAAACCCCGCTATATTATTCTTAGAAAAAATATCATGGGCTATATGACTAAACCAATCACTAATAAATTTAAACCTAATCTTGTTCTTAATGGTCCGGATGCTGAGCTTTTAAAAGGTAAGAAAGTGATTATTGTTGATGACGTTGTTTCCACGGGTAGAACAATCAGAGTGGTTAGAGATTTAATGAGAATGGCTGAAGCCGAAGTGGTCGCTGCAGTAGCAGTTCTTAAACAAGGCGAAAAAGAAGAAGAAATAGAAATCCCCTTTTTTCATCTTGGCAGTCTGCCCCTTTTTGGTACTTGA
- a CDS encoding phosphoribosyltransferase family protein — translation MISEKPNWQTPEAEAIINSLKETFLQEAWVADQNLIIAPSLDRKIDPRILEAAAQVVDLRFKGMGVNKVLGIPNLGLPFATAVALTMPGVRLVPACKETEKPRAWLDNLSAERRTLALNVVSSIRFSLVETDDRILLVDNVCAYGQTASEVIQTLNQQTEAEVVGLAVLMSKDFQGGLRRIEERFKIPTLGVIRIQEIGPNQEIILGQT, via the coding sequence ATGATATCAGAGAAACCTAATTGGCAGACGCCAGAAGCAGAAGCAATCATTAATAGTCTAAAAGAGACTTTTCTTCAAGAAGCTTGGGTGGCTGACCAAAATTTGATTATTGCTCCCTCTTTAGATCGAAAGATAGATCCTAGAATTTTAGAAGCGGCTGCCCAAGTGGTTGATTTGAGGTTTAAGGGAATGGGAGTTAATAAGGTTTTAGGCATTCCTAATTTAGGTCTTCCTTTTGCCACGGCCGTAGCTCTTACAATGCCTGGTGTAAGATTAGTTCCTGCTTGTAAAGAAACGGAAAAACCGCGGGCTTGGCTAGATAATCTTTCGGCAGAAAGAAGGACTTTGGCTCTTAATGTTGTTTCCTCAATCAGATTTTCTCTGGTTGAAACAGACGATAGGATTTTGCTAGTTGATAATGTTTGTGCTTATGGTCAAACGGCCAGTGAGGTGATTCAAACTTTAAATCAGCAAACTGAAGCGGAAGTAGTGGGCTTAGCTGTTTTGATGAGTAAAGACTTTCAGGGAGGTTTAAGAAGAATTGAGGAAAGATTTAAGATTCCTACTTTAGGTGTCATTAGAATCCAAGAAATTGGTCCCAATCAGGAAATAATTCTAGGACAGACATAG
- a CDS encoding ATP-binding cassette domain-containing protein, which produces MKMIRKHGLGRLNPTARLVFFVVVSLAATIVHSWPGVIFFLLLGIVLLAAGRKCPKSSIITLVNVFILTVAGNALFAKEGKILFSFFAFRLSPESLEKGLLLGCRIVAMILSAVAFAVATPMYEFLPAVRGLRIRNWRIPLVAELYLMVLLRYVEVTWYEIKQTMKAMLIRGVQFEGSPIKKIMAFRQLMIPMFYRIINHISGQALAIDSRGSVRAVSAKGKIEKQDPAVSMEQVSVTYDLSDIEGEKLLALRGINLTIRSGETCALMGETGSGRSTASLLCCGLIPMSIGRMAGEVKIFGYDTKRADPSLLSNLSRIVFPSAIQGLVGLTVEDELLLSLRPTSIPKEEYGRVMIEALERVGLDSVFLNRLTLSLSGGEMQRVALASAIIAQPPILVLDDVSAQLDPRARREVATTLLALRETIETIILTDPSITVLPINKYVFLEGGRVNQIVSKAGSELLERAHVRIPQLQKLGDVLGESFGSMEEAVEMLKGGKSEICFRKEAGNSPKNRVVLEAKDITFSYEASLEPAIRGLSTEFRGGELTAILGANGSGKTTLGLILAQAYKPEIGQILINGEQVNSKMRGEIGYVFQEPMSQMLTLTVLDELAFGPHQLGWRKEEIKESVDDVAQIFSLPLKENLMDLSPAQSRQLAIGSILTMKPKVLILDEPTNSLDEMEAVRLMRILEDLRANGMTIILITHDVELAVQYADRIMVMKEGSILIDGSTRQVMSKPEILIRSEVTVPDITDLSLRLWPQELPALTVEEMVQMLSIHNHVFSPSNSR; this is translated from the coding sequence ATGAAGATGATTAGGAAACATGGTTTAGGCAGGTTGAATCCTACGGCTCGGCTGGTCTTTTTCGTTGTAGTCAGCCTGGCAGCAACAATCGTCCATTCGTGGCCAGGGGTAATCTTTTTCCTGCTTCTTGGAATCGTTCTTCTCGCTGCAGGAAGAAAGTGCCCTAAGTCATCGATCATCACCCTTGTCAACGTTTTCATCCTTACGGTGGCAGGTAATGCCCTTTTTGCTAAAGAAGGCAAGATTCTCTTTTCTTTTTTCGCCTTTCGTCTGTCACCTGAGAGTCTCGAAAAAGGCCTTTTGTTGGGTTGTCGAATTGTGGCGATGATTCTAAGTGCGGTCGCCTTTGCAGTGGCTACCCCAATGTATGAGTTTCTTCCTGCCGTTCGTGGCCTGCGGATTCGTAATTGGAGGATTCCCTTAGTAGCTGAACTCTATCTAATGGTCTTGCTTAGGTACGTCGAGGTCACTTGGTATGAGATCAAGCAGACCATGAAAGCGATGCTTATCAGGGGTGTCCAATTTGAGGGTTCGCCAATCAAAAAAATAATGGCTTTCAGGCAATTGATGATTCCGATGTTCTACAGAATTATCAATCATATCAGTGGTCAGGCGCTGGCAATCGACAGCCGTGGTAGTGTGAGGGCGGTTTCCGCTAAAGGGAAAATCGAAAAACAAGATCCGGCAGTTTCTATGGAGCAGGTTTCAGTGACCTATGATCTTAGCGATATAGAGGGAGAGAAGCTTCTAGCCCTAAGAGGGATAAACCTGACCATTCGGTCAGGCGAGACTTGTGCCCTCATGGGAGAAACAGGATCAGGTAGATCAACGGCCTCACTTCTTTGCTGTGGTCTGATTCCAATGAGTATCGGTCGAATGGCCGGAGAAGTGAAAATCTTTGGCTACGATACTAAGCGGGCAGATCCATCGCTTTTGTCTAACCTGAGTCGGATTGTCTTTCCTTCGGCAATCCAAGGATTGGTCGGTTTGACTGTGGAGGATGAGCTTCTCCTTAGCCTACGACCAACATCAATTCCAAAAGAAGAATATGGTCGGGTAATGATTGAAGCGCTTGAGAGAGTTGGCTTGGATTCAGTTTTCTTGAATCGCTTGACGTTGAGTTTATCAGGTGGCGAGATGCAACGGGTTGCTTTAGCATCCGCTATCATTGCCCAACCACCAATCTTGGTGCTTGATGACGTTTCGGCTCAACTTGATCCCAGAGCAAGACGAGAGGTAGCAACAACTCTTCTAGCTCTTAGGGAAACAATTGAAACGATTATTCTGACAGATCCATCGATCACCGTCTTACCGATAAACAAGTATGTTTTCCTTGAAGGTGGTCGAGTCAACCAGATCGTTTCTAAAGCAGGATCTGAATTGCTAGAAAGGGCACATGTGAGAATTCCCCAATTACAAAAACTTGGGGATGTCCTAGGAGAGTCATTCGGGAGTATGGAAGAGGCAGTTGAGATGTTGAAAGGAGGAAAATCAGAAATCTGTTTCCGTAAAGAAGCGGGTAACTCTCCGAAAAACAGAGTGGTTCTAGAAGCAAAAGACATAACCTTCTCGTACGAGGCTAGTCTCGAACCGGCCATTCGGGGTTTGAGCACAGAGTTTCGAGGTGGCGAATTAACAGCCATTCTCGGCGCAAATGGTTCGGGTAAAACCACATTGGGGTTGATTCTAGCTCAAGCATACAAGCCCGAAATTGGCCAGATCCTAATCAACGGTGAACAAGTGAATTCGAAGATGCGGGGAGAGATTGGTTACGTTTTCCAGGAGCCAATGAGCCAGATGCTCACATTGACTGTTTTAGACGAACTAGCTTTCGGACCACATCAACTTGGATGGAGGAAAGAGGAGATTAAGGAATCTGTTGATGACGTAGCTCAAATCTTCAGTCTTCCTCTGAAAGAGAATCTGATGGATCTTAGTCCGGCCCAGTCGCGGCAGTTGGCCATAGGCTCAATCCTGACCATGAAACCTAAGGTGCTCATCTTAGATGAGCCGACTAACAGTCTTGACGAGATGGAAGCTGTTAGATTAATGAGGATTTTGGAGGATCTACGAGCGAATGGGATGACGATCATCCTCATCACCCACGATGTTGAATTAGCAGTTCAGTACGCTGATCGCATTATGGTCATGAAAGAGGGATCAATTCTCATTGATGGTTCGACTCGTCAGGTGATGTCAAAACCAGAGATTCTTATTAGAAGCGAGGTAACAGTACCTGATATCACTGACCTTTCTTTAAGGCTTTGGCCTCAAGAATTGCCAGCCCTCACTGTTGAGGAGATGGTCCAGATGTTATCTATTCACAATCATGTGTTTAGCCCCAGTAATTCTCGATGA
- a CDS encoding diguanylate cyclase, whose translation MEEPRKEFSPEEIASIVRENEALREENAGLKERLTYDSNTGLLRTEDEGRQTILRKIETIHGQGKKVCLLRLDVNGLKDLNEASSHEEVDEIFFPDLGKRLLELTGEQDGVAMRYHGDELGILVPLDDVSDMTKADSLVHRLDNFYVKTPGGEKRFTFTIGIAHEDEPEVKEKIGKLDNKEGELSEEGNLFTALCKVADQRERQAERKKKKERNG comes from the coding sequence ATGGAAGAACCAAGAAAAGAATTTTCTCCTGAAGAAATTGCCTCGATTGTTAGAGAAAACGAGGCTCTTCGTGAAGAAAATGCTGGTTTAAAAGAACGATTAACTTATGATTCAAATACGGGTCTTTTGCGAACTGAAGATGAGGGGCGACAAACAATCTTAAGAAAAATTGAAACGATTCATGGTCAAGGAAAGAAAGTTTGTCTTTTAAGGCTAGATGTTAATGGCCTTAAAGATTTGAATGAGGCTTCTAGTCATGAAGAAGTCGATGAAATTTTTTTTCCTGACTTAGGTAAAAGACTTTTAGAATTGACTGGGGAGCAAGACGGAGTTGCCATGAGGTACCATGGAGATGAATTGGGTATTTTGGTACCTCTTGATGACGTTAGTGATATGACTAAAGCTGATTCTTTGGTCCATCGACTTGATAATTTTTATGTTAAAACACCAGGAGGTGAAAAGAGATTTACTTTTACGATTGGTATTGCTCATGAAGACGAGCCGGAAGTCAAGGAAAAGATAGGAAAATTAGACAATAAAGAAGGTGAGCTCTCTGAAGAGGGAAATCTTTTTACAGCTCTCTGTAAAGTAGCTGATCAAAGAGAAAGACAAGCCGAGAGAAAGAAAAAGAAAGAAAGAAATGGCTAA
- a CDS encoding 5-formyltetrahydrofolate cyclo-ligase, with the protein MSYDDIRRDVWEALRKVAVPDSRFHFNFGEFIPDFQGSERALGRLLSEHSYLEAKFIFIAPDNCLERLRAIALSEGKALIVPTYSIKRGFVYLDPKTIPSGKEEYAALLDAMEGVGQHVSLKEIQDLGPVDLMVSGASVVNREGVRLGKGHGFFDLEWAMFYAIGAANLETPVVAFVHSCQVVDMPINSSPYDTVCDIIVTNKETIRVSSPQKPTCGVIWERLNPELFQTIPPLQELKSMQEKGGEA; encoded by the coding sequence ATGTCATACGACGATATTAGACGGGATGTGTGGGAGGCATTGCGGAAGGTAGCTGTCCCAGACTCGAGATTCCATTTCAACTTCGGGGAATTTATCCCCGATTTTCAAGGAAGTGAACGAGCTCTGGGAAGATTGCTATCTGAACATTCGTATCTGGAGGCAAAGTTTATCTTTATTGCTCCAGACAACTGCCTTGAGAGACTAAGAGCAATAGCTCTTAGTGAGGGAAAGGCTCTTATCGTTCCAACTTACTCGATAAAGCGGGGCTTTGTCTATCTGGATCCAAAGACAATACCATCGGGTAAAGAAGAATATGCAGCCCTTCTCGATGCAATGGAGGGGGTAGGGCAGCATGTCTCCTTGAAGGAGATCCAGGATCTAGGTCCGGTCGACCTCATGGTGAGCGGCGCTAGTGTTGTTAATCGAGAGGGTGTACGTCTCGGGAAGGGACATGGCTTCTTTGATTTGGAATGGGCTATGTTCTACGCTATTGGTGCGGCGAACCTTGAGACACCAGTGGTTGCCTTTGTTCATAGCTGCCAAGTGGTAGATATGCCAATCAACAGTTCTCCCTATGATACTGTCTGTGACATCATCGTGACCAATAAGGAGACAATTCGCGTTTCTTCTCCTCAAAAACCTACCTGCGGTGTCATTTGGGAAAGACTTAATCCTGAACTCTTTCAGACGATTCCGCCACTTCAAGAGTTGAAGTCAATGCAAGAGAAAGGAGGTGAAGCATAA
- a CDS encoding DNA polymerase III subunit alpha produces the protein MAKFTHLHVHTEYSLLDGLCKIDELLLKAIELGMDSIALTDHGVMYGAIKFYLKARDFGIKPIIGMEAYVANRSRFDKQAKLGSDQFHLLLLAKNEKGYKNLIELTTKAHLEGFYYRPRIDLELLKKHAEGLVVSTACLQGQIPQLLMEDNEEEAKKKAKDFLEIFDKNFYLELMSNKEKVQDKVNKGLVKLSRKLGIPLIATNDVHYVEKDDAEAQDALLAVQTQRMINDKNRLTMINSPTFYLRSQEEMMRLFKEVPDAIENTRKISRVCNLEIPIGNWILPNYPLPAGESAEEHLRSLVKERMANRYPKEIKEVKERVEYELDIICKKGFATYFLIVQDFVNWSKQQGIRVGPGRGSVAGSIISYILRITSIDPLRHNIPFERFMNPQRPTPPDIDMDFADDRRDEVLDYVINKYGKDRVAQIITFNVMKAKESVRDIGRVLGMPYSEPDKVAKLIPVGMKIDEAIKTIPELASLYRQEKYKKLLNLAKKVEGVSRHASTHAAGVVISDKELIEYVPLQKETKGENIITQYDMYDLDLNAAVNEGEALGLLKIDFLGLRNLTTLEKTLEYLKQTRGEEVDLSEINIEDSEALKMIASGETTGIFQLESAGMRRLAKKLKPNKFSDIAAMVALYRPGPMQWIDEFIESKKDPQKIRYPHPDLKTILAETYGIAVYQEQCMQIANIMAGYTMAEADRLRLAIGKKKKAVMTREKNKFIQGAIKNGYKKETAEKIFALIEKFAGYGFNKAHSTSYAMIAYQTAYLKAHYPVEFMAALLTAESGRSSGPDKDEKVTQAVEETRRMGIRVLRPDINKSKVGFTIEDDPQSPGGKAIRFGLSAIKNVGEAAVEVIIPSREVGGSFNSLVDFCQRVDTQKVNRKVLESLIKAGAMDSFGKRAAMLSGLDKVRVQGAKIQKEKINGQTNLFDGQEVEGKVSLNPTDQLPEMEEFTRQELLSLERELLGFYLTEHPLAPILNQLRQQRTHQLQQINQEIGAGQRVKIGGIITDLRIVLTKATSREMAFVKIEDESGKLEVVVFPKIYGQTKGIWAKDRIVSIRGRTDLREGSQSLIVESASLLEEESQEKDEEKPFDFEIEIPNRISSRKLVELNKVFKQNQGKSKIALYFVDNLGRSRRMILPYGVDYTEKVKEKVKEIVSQD, from the coding sequence ATGGCTAAGTTTACCCATCTCCATGTTCACACTGAATATTCCTTGCTTGATGGTCTTTGCAAGATAGACGAACTGCTTCTCAAGGCGATTGAGTTGGGGATGGATTCAATTGCCCTAACTGACCATGGGGTGATGTATGGCGCGATCAAGTTTTATCTGAAAGCCAGGGATTTTGGGATCAAGCCGATTATTGGCATGGAGGCTTATGTGGCCAATCGATCTCGCTTTGATAAACAAGCTAAACTAGGTTCTGATCAATTCCATCTCCTCCTTTTAGCCAAAAACGAGAAGGGTTATAAGAATTTAATTGAGTTAACCACCAAAGCTCATCTAGAAGGTTTTTATTATCGACCCAGGATTGATTTGGAACTGCTGAAGAAACATGCCGAAGGTTTAGTTGTCAGTACTGCCTGTCTCCAAGGTCAGATTCCCCAGTTACTAATGGAAGATAATGAAGAAGAAGCCAAGAAAAAAGCCAAAGATTTTTTAGAGATTTTTGATAAGAATTTTTATCTTGAACTAATGAGCAACAAGGAAAAAGTTCAGGATAAGGTTAATAAGGGTCTGGTCAAATTATCTCGGAAATTAGGTATTCCCCTAATTGCCACCAATGACGTTCATTATGTTGAGAAGGATGATGCTGAGGCCCAAGACGCTCTCTTGGCGGTTCAGACTCAGAGGATGATTAACGATAAGAATCGATTAACGATGATTAACTCGCCAACTTTCTATCTGCGGTCTCAGGAAGAAATGATGCGTCTTTTTAAAGAAGTTCCGGATGCCATTGAGAACACGAGAAAGATTTCCCGGGTTTGTAACTTAGAAATTCCGATTGGCAACTGGATTTTGCCTAATTATCCTCTACCGGCCGGGGAAAGCGCCGAAGAGCATTTAAGAAGTTTGGTTAAAGAAAGAATGGCTAATCGCTATCCTAAAGAAATAAAGGAAGTTAAGGAGAGAGTTGAGTACGAGCTCGACATTATTTGTAAAAAAGGTTTTGCCACCTATTTTCTGATCGTCCAAGACTTTGTTAACTGGTCAAAGCAGCAAGGTATTAGAGTTGGCCCAGGCCGAGGTTCAGTCGCTGGTTCAATTATTTCCTATATTTTAAGAATCACTTCAATTGATCCTTTGAGACATAACATACCCTTTGAACGTTTTATGAATCCTCAAAGGCCAACACCACCGGATATTGATATGGATTTTGCTGATGATCGGAGAGACGAAGTTTTGGATTACGTTATCAATAAATACGGCAAAGATCGAGTGGCCCAGATTATTACCTTCAACGTTATGAAGGCTAAAGAATCGGTTCGAGATATTGGTCGGGTTTTAGGCATGCCTTATTCTGAACCCGATAAGGTTGCCAAATTAATCCCTGTTGGAATGAAAATTGATGAAGCGATTAAAACCATTCCCGAATTGGCGAGCTTGTATCGTCAGGAGAAATATAAAAAATTGCTTAATCTAGCCAAAAAAGTTGAAGGTGTTTCCCGACACGCCTCGACCCATGCCGCTGGCGTTGTCATTAGTGATAAGGAACTAATCGAATATGTACCTCTCCAAAAAGAAACTAAAGGTGAAAACATTATCACTCAATATGATATGTATGACTTGGATTTGAATGCGGCCGTTAATGAAGGTGAAGCTTTAGGCCTTCTGAAAATAGACTTCTTAGGTTTAAGAAATCTTACCACTTTAGAGAAAACCCTGGAGTATTTGAAGCAGACCAGGGGTGAAGAAGTTGATTTATCAGAAATAAATATTGAAGATAGCGAAGCTTTGAAAATGATTGCCTCAGGCGAAACGACCGGTATTTTCCAGTTAGAAAGTGCCGGCATGCGCCGTTTGGCCAAAAAATTAAAACCAAATAAATTTTCTGATATTGCCGCGATGGTGGCTCTTTATCGACCTGGGCCGATGCAGTGGATTGACGAATTTATTGAATCTAAAAAAGATCCCCAGAAAATTCGCTATCCCCACCCTGATTTAAAAACAATTCTAGCTGAGACTTATGGAATTGCTGTTTATCAGGAGCAGTGTATGCAGATTGCCAATATTATGGCCGGTTACACCATGGCCGAAGCCGATCGGTTGCGTTTAGCCATTGGCAAAAAGAAAAAAGCGGTGATGACTAGAGAGAAGAACAAATTTATTCAGGGGGCAATTAAAAACGGCTATAAAAAAGAAACGGCCGAGAAGATTTTTGCCCTGATTGAAAAATTTGCCGGTTATGGTTTCAACAAAGCCCATTCTACTTCCTACGCCATGATTGCCTATCAAACTGCTTATTTAAAGGCTCATTATCCGGTGGAGTTTATGGCGGCGTTGCTGACGGCTGAATCCGGTCGTTCTTCTGGTCCAGATAAGGATGAAAAAGTGACCCAAGCCGTTGAAGAAACCCGGCGAATGGGTATTAGAGTCCTTCGGCCAGACATTAACAAATCTAAAGTTGGTTTTACGATCGAGGATGATCCTCAATCGCCAGGCGGCAAAGCGATTAGGTTTGGTTTATCAGCTATCAAGAACGTTGGCGAAGCGGCCGTCGAGGTGATTATTCCGTCTCGGGAAGTTGGCGGATCATTCAATTCCTTAGTTGATTTTTGTCAGCGAGTTGATACCCAAAAGGTCAACCGGAAAGTTTTAGAGAGCTTGATTAAAGCTGGAGCGATGGACAGTTTTGGTAAAAGAGCGGCGATGCTCTCTGGTTTAGATAAGGTAAGGGTTCAAGGAGCCAAAATCCAAAAAGAAAAGATTAATGGTCAGACAAATCTTTTTGACGGTCAGGAGGTTGAGGGAAAAGTAAGTTTGAATCCAACCGATCAGCTGCCAGAGATGGAAGAGTTTACTCGCCAAGAGCTTTTATCTTTAGAAAGAGAATTGCTTGGATTTTATCTAACTGAACATCCTTTAGCGCCTATTCTCAACCAATTACGTCAGCAAAGAACCCATCAGCTTCAACAAATTAATCAGGAAATTGGGGCCGGCCAGCGAGTCAAAATTGGCGGGATTATTACTGATTTAAGGATTGTTTTAACTAAGGCGACTTCAAGAGAGATGGCTTTTGTTAAAATCGAGGACGAGAGCGGCAAATTAGAAGTCGTCGTTTTTCCTAAAATATATGGTCAAACTAAAGGGATTTGGGCCAAAGACAGAATTGTTTCGATTCGAGGTAGGACCGATCTTCGTGAAGGCAGTCAGAGCCTTATTGTCGAATCAGCTTCTTTATTGGAAGAAGAAAGTCAAGAAAAGGACGAAGAAAAACCTTTTGATTTTGAGATTGAAATCCCCAACAGAATTTCCTCTAGGAAATTAGTTGAGTTAAACAAAGTTTTTAAACAGAACCAAGGCAAGAGCAAGATCGCTCTTTACTTTGTTGACAACCTAGGTAGAAGTCGAAGAATGATTTTGCCTTATGGTGTTGATTATACTGAAAAAGTTAAGGAGAAGGTTAAAGAAATTGTTAGCCAAGATTAA
- a CDS encoding CTP synthase, with translation MKFIFVSGGVISGLGKGITTSSIALLLKSRGFRVAPIKCDAYVNIDAGTIRPQEHGEVFVCNDGIECDQDLGNYERFLGETLSRANYVTTGQVYQEVIRKERAFEYEGEDVEVVPHIPEEMIRRFKEAGKKMKADFVLIEIGGTVGEYQNILFIEANRIMKVRDGEEVIHVHVGYLPTPPSIGEMKSKPVQNSVRTLNETGIQPDLLVGRAGKDLDKWRKERLALFCNIPVENIISNPDVESIYEVPLILDRQKVAEKILRKFKMKPRKNKDLKEWRQIVKKIKKISRNNKRKVRIGMVSKYQQVGAFELDDAYVSVVEAIKHAAWASDVKPEIIWINSEKIEKLGKSYLENKMSLVDGVIVPQGWGSRGVEGKIKAIQYAREKKTPYLGLCFGMQMAVIEFGRNVVNLKKANTMEADPKTPYPVIHIMPDQKEYLAKRQYGGTIRLGGWKCRVLAGTRLAKIYGNSGIISERHRHRYEFNNKYRDRYEKAGMRISGVSPDGKLVEAIEIPDHPFFIGTQFHPEYQSSLLKPHPLFVELVKTSLKEQVKNNDIRET, from the coding sequence ATGAAATTTATTTTTGTTTCAGGTGGCGTTATCTCTGGTTTAGGTAAAGGGATTACCACCTCTTCAATCGCTCTTCTGCTTAAATCGCGTGGTTTTAGAGTGGCGCCGATTAAGTGTGATGCCTATGTCAATATTGACGCTGGCACGATTCGGCCTCAAGAACATGGCGAGGTTTTTGTTTGTAATGATGGAATTGAATGCGACCAAGATCTGGGTAATTATGAGCGTTTTCTCGGTGAAACTCTTTCTCGGGCCAATTATGTAACCACTGGCCAAGTCTATCAGGAAGTAATTCGGAAAGAACGAGCTTTTGAGTATGAGGGTGAAGATGTAGAAGTCGTTCCCCATATCCCTGAAGAAATGATCAGGCGTTTTAAAGAAGCCGGTAAGAAAATGAAGGCTGATTTTGTTTTGATTGAAATTGGCGGCACGGTAGGTGAATACCAGAATATTCTGTTTATTGAAGCTAATAGAATCATGAAAGTTAGAGATGGGGAAGAAGTTATCCATGTTCATGTCGGTTATCTTCCCACACCACCGAGTATTGGCGAGATGAAATCCAAACCAGTCCAAAATTCAGTCCGAACTTTAAACGAAACTGGTATCCAGCCAGATCTTTTAGTTGGTCGCGCTGGTAAGGATTTGGATAAGTGGCGAAAAGAACGACTGGCTTTGTTCTGCAACATTCCGGTTGAGAATATTATTTCCAATCCAGATGTAGAGTCAATTTATGAAGTACCTCTAATCTTGGATAGACAAAAAGTCGCTGAAAAAATTCTTAGGAAATTCAAGATGAAACCCAGAAAGAATAAAGATTTAAAAGAATGGCGGCAAATAGTTAAGAAGATAAAAAAGATAAGTAGGAATAATAAAAGAAAGGTGAGAATTGGGATGGTAAGCAAGTATCAACAAGTCGGTGCTTTTGAATTGGACGATGCTTATGTCAGCGTGGTTGAAGCGATTAAGCACGCTGCCTGGGCTAGTGATGTTAAACCAGAGATAATTTGGATTAACAGTGAAAAAATAGAAAAATTAGGTAAAAGTTATCTAGAGAATAAGATGAGTTTAGTGGACGGAGTGATTGTCCCCCAAGGGTGGGGCAGTCGGGGAGTCGAAGGCAAAATCAAGGCGATTCAATATGCTCGGGAAAAGAAAACCCCCTATCTTGGTCTTTGTTTTGGGATGCAAATGGCGGTGATTGAGTTTGGCCGAAACGTTGTTAATCTAAAAAAAGCCAATACCATGGAGGCCGATCCCAAAACCCCCTATCCGGTCATTCATATTATGCCGGACCAAAAAGAATATTTAGCCAAAAGACAGTATGGAGGAACAATTAGATTAGGCGGTTGGAAGTGTCGAGTTTTGGCCGGTACGAGACTAGCCAAAATCTATGGCAATTCAGGGATTATCTCTGAAAGACACCGTCATCGCTATGAATTTAATAACAAATATAGAGATAGATATGAAAAGGCGGGTATGAGGATTTCCGGGGTTTCACCAGACGGCAAATTAGTTGAGGCTATCGAAATCCCTGACCATCCTTTTTTCATTGGCACCCAATTTCATCCCGAATATCAATCAAGCCTGCTCAAACCTCACCCTCTTTTTGTTGAGCTTGTTAAAACTTCTTTAAAGGAGCAGGTAAAAAATAATGATATCAGAGAAACCTAA